The following proteins are co-located in the Solanum pennellii chromosome 8, SPENNV200 genome:
- the LOC107028150 gene encoding uncharacterized protein LOC107028150, whose translation MLIHQGIIRQTLLVLYLLLNYDSIQGKTLLSKVEELELEEKFKLLNKPSVKTIKSKFGDIYDCVDFYKQPAFDHPLLKNHNFHPEMKPTLARSKQNSSTSQTNWSSRLWSKLDDGCPFGTVPIRRITKEDLIRQRNMPPPEDVISDAELTTMNNKRESKRRYISSQGYKLAIVRTPYNPNNKFTGAGMSSSLYNPQVEGQQHSACRLKIQKESDIIQVGWRVDPTLYKDNKTRLFVHFQAGDKHCFNTLCPGFVQVYPDIPVDIVFNDTSQRGVGGSWEFPMLIERDEANGNWWLLLDERNIHIGFWPQKIFTSLTGFANNIEWGGVAYSPPGVPKPPMGSSYFPIGNTGYDAYCGKLTVLNHKGVLINIYRTLVRVDDTNLYRLIDDPRMGPGKLKHYVLYGGPGESQQL comes from the exons ATGTTGATTCATCAAGGAATTATTCGACAAACTTTATTGGTATTGTATCTTCTTTTGAATTATGATAGCATTCAAGGAAAAACATTGCTATCTAAAGTTGAGGAGTTAGAGTTGGAAGAAAAATTTAAGCTTCTCAACAAGCCATCAGTTAAAACAATTAAG AGTAAGTTTGGAGATATATATGATTGTGTGGATTTCTACAAACAACCGGCATTTGATCACCCGTTATTAAAGAATCACAATTTTCATCCGGAG ATGAAACCTACTTTAGCAAGGTCAAAACAAAATTCAAGTACCTCTCAAACTAATTGGTCGTCGAGATTATGGTCCAAATTAGATGATGGTTGTCCTTTTGGAACGGTTCCCATTAGAAGGATTACTAAAGAGGATCTTATTAGACAACGAAATATGCCACCGCCAGAAGATGTAATATCTGACGCCGAATTGACTACT ATGAATAATAAACGTGAATCAAAAAGAAGATATATATCTTCACAAGGATACAag TTGGCAATAGTTCGAACTCCATATAATCCAAATAACAAATTTACGGGAGCTGGAATGTCCAGTAGTCTATATAATCCTCAAGTTGAAGGTCAGCAACACAGTGCATGTCGATTGAAAATTCAGAAAGAATCAGACATTATACAAGTTGGTTGGAGA GTGGATCCAACTTTATATAAGGACAATAAAACTAGGCTTTTCGTGCATTTTCAA GCTGGTGATAAACATTGTTTCAATACATTATGTCCCGGTTTTGTGCAAGTATACCCTGATATACCTGTTGATATAGTTTTCAATGATACTTCACAACGTGGAGTAGGGGGATCATGGGAGTTCCCGATGCTTATCGAACgg gatGAAGCCAATGGAAATTGGTGGCTTTTACTTGATGAAAGAAATATACATATTGGTTTTTGGCCTCAAAAGATTTTCACAAGCTTGACAGGCTTTGCTAATAACATTGAGTGGGGAGGTGTCGCGTATAGCCCACCAGGCGTGCCTAAACCTCCGATGGGATCAAGTTATTTTCCTATTGGAAACACTGGTTATGATGCTTATTGCGGAAAGCTTACAGTTTTAAATCATAAAGGTGtattaataaacatatatagAACGTTAGTACGTGTTGACGATACTAATTTGTATCGACTTATAGATGACCCACGAATGGGACCTGGAAAGTTGAAACATTATGTATTGTACGGGGGACCAGGAGAAAGTCAACAACTTTAA